The DNA window CGGTAGGCGTCCAGCCCGTCTCGACGGGTCGGATGCGAGCCCGCGAGCGCTTTCCGATGAGGGAAAGGTCAGCAGATCCGGTCAGATGCCGGAGCCGACGGTAGGAAACCGATAGGTTTCCTGAAAGTCCGGATGAAAGAAGACGGCTGGGTGGGGGGCGATCCGCCCGCCCATGCCTCATGCCTTGGGGCGTTTTTCGCTGATCCATGCTGCGGGAAACGTTTCATGAATATCAAAATGCATCTGTGCCCGGCTCACCCGCGTCAGGAGGTGGGCTGATGTTTACAGGAATCATCCAGGCCGTAGGATCCCTGCGGCGGCGTGAACCGCGTGGCGGTGACGTCCGCCTGGCCATCGATACCGGTTCGCTGGATCTGGCCGATGTCGCTCTGGGCGACAGCATCGCGGTTTCCGGCGTCTGCCTGACCGTTGTCAGTCTGGAAGCGCGGGGCTTCACCGCCGATGTCTCCAACGAAACCCTGTCCCTGACGACCCTGGGTGGTCTGGCCAGCGGTGACGCGGTCAATCTGGAGAAGGCCTTGCGTCTGGCCGACAGGCTGGGCGGACATCTGGTCTCCGGCCATGTCGATGGTCTGGGTCGCATCATCTCGATCACGCCGGATGCGCGCTCCCTGCGCTGGACCTTTGAGGTACCGCCGGCCCTGGCCCGTTATATCGTGGCCAAGGGCTCGGTCTGCATCGACGGCACCAGCCTGACTGTCAATGAGATCAACGGCCAGCGCTTCGGCATCAACCTGATTCCGCATACCGTGGAGCACACCGCTTTCAGTCAGCGTCGCCCCGGAGATGCCGTCAATATCGAGGTCGATCTGGTCGCGCGCTATATCGAGCGCCTGGTCGGCGGTCAGGGTGGTGGTGGCATCTCCGCGGAATTTCTGCAGCGCCACGGTTTCGCCTGAAGCCTCCGGTTCCCGAGGCCGGCGCCTGATCCGACAGCCGGCTCCCCAAGCATTGCGCAAGGTTAAGCATCATGGCATTCGACAGCATCGCTTCCATCATTGAAGACCTGCGGCAGGGCCGCATGGTGATCATCGTCGATGACGAAGATCGGGAAAACGAAGGTGACCTGGTCATGGCCGCGGAAAAAGTGCGGCCCGCAGACATCAACTTCATGATCAAGGAGGCACGCGGCCTGCTGTGCCTGCCGGTCACCGAATCCCGGGCAGCGCAGCTGGGACTGGCGCCGATGGTCAACGCCAACCAGTCGCCCTACCACACCAATTTCACGGTTTCGATCGAGGCCGCCGACGGCGTCACGACCGGTATTTCGGCCCCGGACCGGGCACGGACCATCCAGGCGGCCGTGGCTGCCGGGGCGAGAGCGGAAGATCTGGTCCGCCCCGGCCATATTTTTCCCCTGATCGCTCGTCCCGGCGGTGTGCTGCAGCGGGCAGGCCATACCGAAGCGGGCTGCGATCTGGTGGGTCTGGCCGGACTGGAGCCCGCGGCCGCACTGATCGAGATCCTGCGCGATGACGGCGAGATGGCCCGGCGCCCGGAACTGGAACGGTTTGCTCTGCAGCATGGTCTGAAGATCGGCACCATTGCCGCCCTGATCCAGTATCGACTGGCCACTGAAGTGCTGGTGGATGCCGTGCGGACCGATACGGTCGAGACGCCCCAGGGGGCATTCCGGCGTGCGCTGTTCCGTGATCGCATCGATGGCCAGCTGCATGAATTGTGGTCACTGGGCGATCCCGGTTCACTGGATCCGGCGGCGGCCGAGGTGGTGCTGGTGCCCGCCGGTTCTGAGTGGCAGTCAGGTACCGTGCCCCCCGAGCTGGAATCCATCGGCCAGGCCGGGGACGGCTTGCTGGTGCGGATTTCGGTCGGCGACGGACATGACAGCGAGCGCCGTCGTTGGGATCGCCGCCAGTTGGCGACTCAGATCCTTGGTCAGTTGTGCCCGGATGCGCCTGCGGCTGTTGGCATCACGACCTGAGCCGACCGATCGGCATCAGGCCCGTTTCGCGCTTCCGCCTGCCGGCGACTGGTGCAGATGGACGCTGTGCTGGATGATCGCCATAACCTCTTCCAAGATCCTGCAGGGCCCATCTCCGATGTCCAGCTCGTTTCCTCCCGTGATTCATCTGCTGGCGCCCTCCAGCGTGCCGGCCGACCTGGGTGTGGCACGTCGAGGTGTGCAGCGTCTGCAGCAACTGGGTTGCGACGTCCGCCATGCCGGTGTGCTGGAACGGACGATGCAGCGTTTTGCCGGCAGCGACCTCGAGCGGGCGGCGGATATCAACCAGCTGGCCACGTCGGCGGAACTGCCGGATCTGGCGCTGGCGGTGCGTGGCGGTTATGGCGCCAGCCGTCTGCTGGCGATGCTGGACTACCCGGCCCTGGCCGAGCGCCTGCGGGCGCAGTGCCTGCCCCTGGTCGGCTACAGCGATTTCACGGCGCTGCAGATGGCCTTGTATAGCCAGGCTGGCCTGATCACCCTGGGCGGGCCGATGCTGACCGATTTCGGGGCGGCTACGCCCAGTATCTTCAGCTGGGAGCGGTTCTGGGCGGCACTGAGTCAGGTGCAGCCGGAACTGGCGTGGCGACCGGTCTCGCAACCCGCCGCCGGGCTGGACCTGCAGGGGCCGCTGTGGGGCGGCAATCTGGCGATGCTGTGCAGTTTGTTGGGGACCCCTTATTTCCCGGCCATCGAAGATGGTCTGCTGTTTCTGGAGGATGTCGGCGAGGCACCTTACCGGATCGAGCGGCTGCTGTACCAGTTGCTGTGGTCCGGGGTGCTGGATCGCCAGCAAGCGGTGATACTGGGTGATTTCACCGATTGCAGCGGTGGCCCCAGGGATCAGGGCTACGGCTTGAGCGATGCGCTGGCCCAGTTCCGGCGGCACTGTCCGATACCGGTCATCGATGGTCTGCCTTTCGGCCATGATCGGGACAAGGCCACCCTGCCTTTCGGGGCCCCGGGCCACCTGTGGACAGCGGGCGATCAGGTCTGTCTGAGCTTCCACGGCCACCCCCGGCTGGCGCGGCCTTTTGCGCCGCCGCTGCCATCGGCGGACCCGGCATAAGCAAGCTAAACACGTTAAACTATTGAACTTCGCGAAATGCGAGAAGTGATCAGGACATCAAAGACATGCAGATTCTAGAAGGCGATTTCGCCACCCCCAAGGGCCGGTTTGCCATCGTGGCGGGCCGCTTCAACGGCTTCGTGGTCGAGCCCCTGGTTCACGGTGCGCGCGATGCGCTGGTGCGTCATGGCGTGGACGATGCCGCCATTGATCTGGTCAAGGTACCGGGTGCCTGGGAAATCGCGCTGGCGGCCCGCAAGCTGGCCGACAGTGGCCGTTATGCCGCCGTGATCGCCCTGGGCGCGGTGATTCGCGGCTCGACCCCGCATTTCGACTATGTCGCCGGCGAATCGGCCAAGGGTCTGGCCCAGGCTGCCCTGAGCACCGGCGTGCCGGTGATCTTCGGCGTACTGACCACCGACAGTATCGAGCAGGCCATCGAGCGTGCCGGCACCAAGGCCGGCAACAAGGGCGCTGACGCGGCCCTGGCGGCGATCGAGATGGTCAACCTGTACGGGAAGCTGGCATGAGCCGCCGTCCCGAGGGCGTGGATCTGGCCGCGCGTTCGCGCGCCCGTCGCCGCGCCCTGCAGGCCATCTATGCCTGGCAGATGAGCGGCAGCCACATGCAGGCCGTGGTCGAGCAGTTCCGCCATGAGCAGGACATGGAAATTGCCGATATCGAATATTTCGAGGATCTGCTGCATGGTGTCGAGCGCCATGTCGACGAACTGGATGCGCAGATCAAGCCCTTCGTCGACCGCGAAGTGACCCAGATCGATCCGATCGAACGCGCCGCCCTGCGGCTGGCGGCCTACGAGCTGGCCCATCGGCCGGACGTGCCCTACCGCGTGGTGATCAACGAGGCGATCGAAGTGACCAAGCGCTTCGGTGCCGACCACGGTCACAGTTATGTCAACGGCGTGCTGGACAAGCTGGCGGCCAGCTTGCGCGGTACGGAAAAACAGGGCCAGGCCTGATCCGGAAGCCGGTACCATGGAATTCAGTCTGATCGACCGCATCAGCGGCTTCACCTATCAGCGGCGTGATGACGTGCTGCTGGGCATCGGCGATGATGCCGCCCTGCTGCAGGTACCGGCGGGCCAGAGTCTGGTCGTCGCCGTCGATACCATGGTCGAGGGCGTGCATTTTCTGCCCGGCACGGCTCCGGCCGATCTGGGCTGGAAGGCGCTGGCCGTGAATTTATCCGATCTGGCGGCGATGGGGGCGATGCCGGCCTGGGCCTTGCTGGCCCTGACCTTGCCCACGGGTGATGCCGCCTTTGTGGATGGCTTTGCCGCCGGTTTCGCCGCCCTGGCCCGGCCCCATCGGCTGGCCCTGGTCGGTGGTGATACCACGGGCGGTCCACTGGCTTTCAGCGTCACCGTGCATGGTTTCGTGCCTCCCGACCAGGCCCTGACCCGCGACGGTGCCCGCGAGGGTGATCTGGTGATGGTGACCGGCAGTGTCGGCGAAGGTGCCGGAGGTCTGGCCTGCCTGCGCAAATACGGCGTGCAGGTCCAGGACGAGGGTGACATCGGGCAGCTGGTTGCCCGTGTGCGCAGGCCCCGCCCGCAACTTGGGGCAGGCCTGGCACTGCGGGGCCAGGCTACGGCCTGCATCGATATTTCCGATGGTCTGCTGGCTGATCTGGGCCATATCTGTCGTCGCAGTGGCGTGGGGGCCGAGCTCGACGCCGACCGGCTGCCCCTGTCCGATGCCTTGCAGTCGGTGTTCGGCGCGGAGCAGGCTTGTCGCTTCGGTCTGTCCGGTGGCGATGATTACGAATTGTGCTTCACCGTGCCCGAGTCCCGCGCCCATGCGGTGCAGGGGGATCTGGCGCGGATCGGCTGCAGCGCCACCCCGATCGGCCGCATCGTGCGGGGCGAGGGGGTCGGCGTGCGTGACGCCGGTGGACAGTGGCTCGATATCGAATCGGCCGGCTGGGATCACTTCGCGGCATGACGATCGGTCGCGAGCGTCTGCAGCTGACGCCGGCCCAGCGCCGGGATCTGATGGCCTCTCCGGCCGGCTGGCTGGCTACCGGCTTCGGCAGCGGCCTGGCGCCGGTCGCGCAAGGGACGGTCGGTTCGGCCGTGTCCTTGCTGCCCTGGCTGTGGCTGCGTCATTGCAGCCTGACCAATTATCTGCTGCTGCTGCTGGCGGGTTGCCTGCTGGGCTGCTGGGCCTGCTCGGTGGCCGGACGCCGGCTGGGCGTGGATGATCACCGGGCCTTGGTATGGGATGAATTCATCGGTCAGTGGCTGGCCTTGCTGCCGGTGCTGGATCAGCCCGGCTGGTGGTGGCCGTTGGCCGGTTTCGGTCTGTTCCGGCTGTTCGATGCAGGCAAGCCTTGGCCGGTCAGCTGGCTGGATCGTCATCTCAAGGGCGGTGTCGGCGTGATGCTTGACGATGTCGCCGCCGGTGCTCTGGCCGCGCTGGTGCTGTGGGGGCTGGTCCGCTGGCTGGGTTGACGGGGCAGTGGAAGCCTCTCCGCGGCCGCCGTATACGGAGAACATCATGCAATACCAAAGCTCGGGCCGGCATGGCCTGATCCTCTCGGCGCTGGGGCTCGACTTTCGTGCATCGGCGCGATCGGGCCTGGGGCGAGGCGCGGTGCGCGAGCTGCTGGCCGAAGTGGTCGACAGCGGCATCAACTACTTCCACACCCGCACGGCGGCGGCCGATGCCGACATGCAGCGGCTGCTGGGCGAACTGATCAGTGATCTGCATCTGCCCAGGGATGCGTATTGCCTGGGGGCCCAGCTTGGCGCCGCCACGACGGAGCGGCCCTGGCCGACCCAGCGCGGACTCTCCCGCAAGGCTTTGCGCGAGTCCTGTGACCAGACGCTGCGAAGGCTGGATGTCGAGTATCTGGATCTGGTCTTCTGCGAGGCCGGAGATCCGGCCACTCCGTTGGCGGAAACTCTGCTGGCGATGGATGACCTGATCCGTCAGGGCAAGGTCCTGTACTGGGGACTGACCGGCTGGTCGGCAGCGGGTGTGGCTGCCGTGCAGGAGCTGGCCGCGCTTGAGTCCCGGCGAGCGCCGATCATGCAGCAGCAGACCCTGCTGTCACCTGCTGCCGATCCGGCGCAGCCATACCGGGAAGCGCTCAGCCAGCTGGCCGAATGGACTGGGTTACGGGCCGACGGGCAGCCGGCGACCGCCGCAGCGGTGCACGAAGTGCTGACGCGAACTGATCTGGGCAGCTTGATCGTGCCCTGCCGCCAGCCGAAGGAACTCGCTGGCTGGCTGGACTGCCTGCCGGCTCCGGTTTGAGCGCATCACCCTGCGGCAAGTCGGCAGGGAGTGATTTGGGTGGGCGACAAAAATAAATCAAATAAGGACTTGCGAAGTTAGTGAGAATCATTATCATTGGCTTGCACCCACACTTCAGGAGTCCCTCATGTCCAGCGTACTTTCCGCACGCCCCACGATCGAAGCTCCGCGCCCCCTGTTGGCCGCCAATGAACGGCGGATGACGCCGGTCCGCCATATCCCGGTCCGCGTCATCGAAAGTCAGGTGCTGCTGGACGGCTCGCGCGAGCTGGTGATTGCCCATCAGGGGCAGTCCTATCACCTGCGTCTTACCCGCAACGACAAGCTGATTCTGACCAAGTGATCCGCAGGCGGCCTTGTCGCCGCCACCTACCTTTGTCGCCCAGCCATGCGGCCCGGTCCCGGTCCCGTGGGCGGGCCCAGTCTGGAGGACGGTCGTCATGTCCGGTTGGTTCAGTTCATGGAGCAGGGGGCGCGGTACACGGCCCCAGTCACAACTTGTCTGCGGCAGCCGCAAGGAGGTCGAGCTCGATCGTTTCTTGCGCATGCTGCCGGGGCTGGGAACGGTGCTGTATCTGCCTGCATCGCAGTTGCGGGCCTGGCCCATCGCGAGGCCGCAGACCGGCGTGATAGCTGAATCGCCGCTGCTGCTGCCCTTGCTGCATACCCGCAGCTTGCGGGTGGTGACCCAGATCGTCACCAGTGGTCCATTGGAATGGCTGGATTGCGAAGACGGTGTCGGCCAGCGCCTGGCCCGCATCTACCTGCTGCCTGACAGCGATTATCTGAGCTGGGATCGCATCACCGCTGGCGAGGAGGCAGAGGATCAGGCGCCGGCCTTGTCGACGCGCCGCTGGCGACCGGGCGCCGCGATCCTGACCGGCTTCCGCCTGCGCCAGCTGGCGCGGGTTCCCCTGTTGTCCTGCTCGGGTTACGAACGGTTGTCGGGTATTGGCCTGCGTGTGGCCGGTGACCTGGCCTGTCGCGAACGGGTACACCTCGGTGCCATTTCTGCGCCGGTCCAGCCACTGGAAACCACGCTGCTGATCGACTGATCCCTCTCGATTGCCGGCCCGGCAGACGGGCTGGCACAAGCCTTGCATCTTCACCTGCACGACGAGGCGAGGTGGAGCATGGGCTTGAAGCGACTGGCTTGGATACTGGGGCTGTCTTGGCTTTCCCTGACGGCTCATGCCGAGGATCTGCTTGATATCTGCCGGCAGGCGATCAGTCACGATCCCCAGCTGGCCTTGGCCGGGGCCACTCGCCGCTATACGGCCGAGGCCGTACCCTTGGCGCGATCCGCCCTGCTGCCGCAGATCAGCGGCAGCTACGGCATCAGCCAGGACCGGGCCACCAGCAGTGCCGGCACGGTGATCAGCGGCAGCACCGTGATCAACACCGGCAATGGCGGGGTCGGCCATCAGCGGACGCTGTCGGCTGGCGTCAGTGCCAGCCAGTCCTTGCTCAATCTGCAGGACATCGCCAGCCTGTGGTCGGCCCATGCTTCGGTCAATGCACAGAATGCCTTGTATCAGGGCTCGCTGCAGGACTTGTATGTCCGGGTGGCGCAGGCTTATCTGAAGGCCATTCAATATCGCAGCTATGATCAGGCCTATCAGGCCTATGCCGAGATCTCACAGCAGGTCTGGCAGCAGGTTGCCGCCCGCAATGCCCATGGTTTGGCCTCGAAGATCGATGTGAACCAGGCCATGACCTCCTACGGCTTGGCCAGGACCGAGGCCGTCGATTATCACAATCAATACAATGATGCGCTGGAAGCCTTGCGGCAGATCACCGGAAGTCCGGTCGGCAGGCTGCTGCAGCTGGCCGATCCGATTCCGCTGCAGACAGCCGTGCCGGCCTCCGAGGACTACTGGATCGAACGCGCCAGCTCCAACAATCCCACGGTGGTGGCCGACCAATTCAAGCTGGATGCTGCGCTGCGCGCCATTCTGGCGGCGCGGGCGGCGCATCTGCCGACCCTCAGCGCGACCATCAGCTACAACAAGAATCCGACCTGGACCCAGTTCGAATCCCAGCACTCCCGGACCACGGACACGGCCATCGGTCTGAGCCTCAGCGTGCCGATCTTCAGCGGGGGGGCGATGCATGCACAGGTACGCCAGGCGATTGCCAGCCGGGACCAGGGGGTGGACCAGCTGGAAATCGATCGGCGGCAAGTCGTCCGCGATGCCCGCAACTATTACCGCAGTCTGGCGGCTGGCGTCGAACAGGTAAGGATGGCACGGGACTCGGCGATCGCCGCCGCCGCCGCGGTCAAGAGCGCGCGTGCCGGTCTGCTGGTCGCGGCGACCGACATGACGACGGTGCTGTACACCATCGAGTATCAGGCCGAGGCCAATACCGAATATGCCTATGCCCGCAACCAGTTCCTGATGAACCAGCTGCTGTTGAAGCAGGCGGCCGGCGATGTCACCTGGCAGGATCTGGAAGCGCTCAACCGACTGCTGCGCTGAAACTGTCCGCGGACAGATGAGGGCTGTCCGCGGACAGGCGGCCCGCCATTGCCGTGCGGCTGCGAGACGGGCCGCAAGGGTTGCAAGTCGCTCGCCAGCTGGCACGCGCCTTGCTACACACCTGAAGCAGGTCATCGGACTGCAATCGCCGGCGATCAGGAGAGCATGATGATTCGGGATACAGCAGCGCAGGATCAGTTGATCGAGCGCAAAAGCGGCTGGCGACGATGGTGGCGGCTGGGTGTCGTGGCTCTGGTGCTGGTCATCGCCGCGGTGGCCGGCTTGCCAACACTTGGCCGTCTGTTTTCGGCCACCGCTTCGGTCAGCAGTTCACGGCTGGCCTTCGGTACGGTCAGCCAGGGCAGCTTCGTGCGGGATATCGCGGCCGAGGGCCAGGTGGTGGCGGCCAACAGCCCGACCCTGTATGCCAGTTATGGCGGGGCCGTGGTTCTGAAGGTCAGGGCTGGCGATCGGGTCAGCCAGGGCGAGGTGCTGGCCAGCATCGACAGTCCGGAGCTGAGCAACAAGCTGGCCCAGGAGCAGTCCAATGCCGATGCAGCCAAGGTGGCCTGGTTGCAGGCCCAGGTCGATGCGCGCCAGAAGCGTTCGGACCAGCAGAACACCTATGACAATGCCTTGCTGGAGCGCAATGGTGCTGCCCGTGACCTGAAGCGGACCCAGCTGGCCCTGGATGCCGGGGCGGTGACCCAGCAGCAGGTCGATCAGGCCCAGGATGCGCTGGACAAGGCCAAGAACAGTCTTGCCCAGGCCAAGGCCGATCAAGGCCTGGGCGAGAACAGTCTGAGCTTCAATATCCAGGCCAAGAAGCTGGCCTACGAGCATGAAGTGCTGATGGTTCAGGACTTGCAGCGTCAGGTGGAAAACCTGGCTGTGCGCTCGCCGGTGGATGGTCAGGTCGGTCAGTTGTTTATCGCGCCCAGCGCCGCCGTCGCCAAGGATGCGCAGCTGCTCAGTGTGATCGATCTGAAGGCGCTTGAAGTGCAGATGCAGGTGCCGGAAAGTCTGGCCCGGGATCTGGGCATCGGCATGTCCGGCGTAATCAGCGGCAATGGCCAGACCTGGAACGGCCTGGTCAGTGCGATCTCGCCCGAGGTCGTCAATGGCGAAGTGGCGGCGCGGCTGCGCTTTGTCGGTCAGGCGCCTGATCAGCTCAGGCAGAACCAGCGCCTGTCCGTGCGCGTACTGCTGGATCATCGCGAAAACGTGGTGACCGTGCCGCGTGGTTCGTTTGTGGATGAGCTGGGCGGTGCTTTCGCCTATGTGGTGCATGACCGGCTGGCTACCCGCGTGCCGGTGCGGCTGGGGGCCAGCAGCATCGACAAGGTCGAAGTGCTGGACGGCCTCAAGCCCGGCGACAAAGTGGTGATCTCGGGCACCGACAATTTCAACAATGCCGCCTCGGTGGCCATCAGCGACTGAGCCGCCGGCTCGATCACCAAGGAGAATGCCATGCTGAAGATGAGCCATCTGGCCAAGGTCTACCGTACCGAAGTGGTCGAGACCTACGCCTTGCGCGATTTCAACATCGATGTGAAAGAAGGCGAATTCGTGGCCGTCACCGGTCCCTCGGGTTCCGGCAAGACCACCTTCCTGACCATTGCCGGTCTGCTGGAAACCTTTTCCGGCGGCACCTACCATCTGGATGGCCTCGAGGTCAGCCAGCTCAACGACAATGCCCGCTCGAAGATTCGCAACGAAAAGATCGGCTTTATCTTCCAGGCCTTCAATCTGATCCCCGACCTGAATGTCTACGACA is part of the Frateuria aurantia DSM 6220 genome and encodes:
- the ribH gene encoding 6,7-dimethyl-8-ribityllumazine synthase is translated as MQILEGDFATPKGRFAIVAGRFNGFVVEPLVHGARDALVRHGVDDAAIDLVKVPGAWEIALAARKLADSGRYAAVIALGAVIRGSTPHFDYVAGESAKGLAQAALSTGVPVIFGVLTTDSIEQAIERAGTKAGNKGADAALAAIEMVNLYGKLA
- a CDS encoding phosphatidylglycerophosphatase A family protein, with protein sequence MTIGRERLQLTPAQRRDLMASPAGWLATGFGSGLAPVAQGTVGSAVSLLPWLWLRHCSLTNYLLLLLAGCLLGCWACSVAGRRLGVDDHRALVWDEFIGQWLALLPVLDQPGWWWPLAGFGLFRLFDAGKPWPVSWLDRHLKGGVGVMLDDVAAGALAALVLWGLVRWLG
- a CDS encoding riboflavin synthase — translated: MFTGIIQAVGSLRRREPRGGDVRLAIDTGSLDLADVALGDSIAVSGVCLTVVSLEARGFTADVSNETLSLTTLGGLASGDAVNLEKALRLADRLGGHLVSGHVDGLGRIISITPDARSLRWTFEVPPALARYIVAKGSVCIDGTSLTVNEINGQRFGINLIPHTVEHTAFSQRRPGDAVNIEVDLVARYIERLVGGQGGGGISAEFLQRHGFA
- a CDS encoding LD-carboxypeptidase, whose translation is MSSSFPPVIHLLAPSSVPADLGVARRGVQRLQQLGCDVRHAGVLERTMQRFAGSDLERAADINQLATSAELPDLALAVRGGYGASRLLAMLDYPALAERLRAQCLPLVGYSDFTALQMALYSQAGLITLGGPMLTDFGAATPSIFSWERFWAALSQVQPELAWRPVSQPAAGLDLQGPLWGGNLAMLCSLLGTPYFPAIEDGLLFLEDVGEAPYRIERLLYQLLWSGVLDRQQAVILGDFTDCSGGPRDQGYGLSDALAQFRRHCPIPVIDGLPFGHDRDKATLPFGAPGHLWTAGDQVCLSFHGHPRLARPFAPPLPSADPA
- a CDS encoding TolC family protein, with product MKRLAWILGLSWLSLTAHAEDLLDICRQAISHDPQLALAGATRRYTAEAVPLARSALLPQISGSYGISQDRATSSAGTVISGSTVINTGNGGVGHQRTLSAGVSASQSLLNLQDIASLWSAHASVNAQNALYQGSLQDLYVRVAQAYLKAIQYRSYDQAYQAYAEISQQVWQQVAARNAHGLASKIDVNQAMTSYGLARTEAVDYHNQYNDALEALRQITGSPVGRLLQLADPIPLQTAVPASEDYWIERASSNNPTVVADQFKLDAALRAILAARAAHLPTLSATISYNKNPTWTQFESQHSRTTDTAIGLSLSVPIFSGGAMHAQVRQAIASRDQGVDQLEIDRRQVVRDARNYYRSLAAGVEQVRMARDSAIAAAAAVKSARAGLLVAATDMTTVLYTIEYQAEANTEYAYARNQFLMNQLLLKQAAGDVTWQDLEALNRLLR
- the nusB gene encoding transcription antitermination factor NusB — its product is MSRRPEGVDLAARSRARRRALQAIYAWQMSGSHMQAVVEQFRHEQDMEIADIEYFEDLLHGVERHVDELDAQIKPFVDREVTQIDPIERAALRLAAYELAHRPDVPYRVVINEAIEVTKRFGADHGHSYVNGVLDKLAASLRGTEKQGQA
- the thiL gene encoding thiamine-phosphate kinase, translating into MEFSLIDRISGFTYQRRDDVLLGIGDDAALLQVPAGQSLVVAVDTMVEGVHFLPGTAPADLGWKALAVNLSDLAAMGAMPAWALLALTLPTGDAAFVDGFAAGFAALARPHRLALVGGDTTGGPLAFSVTVHGFVPPDQALTRDGAREGDLVMVTGSVGEGAGGLACLRKYGVQVQDEGDIGQLVARVRRPRPQLGAGLALRGQATACIDISDGLLADLGHICRRSGVGAELDADRLPLSDALQSVFGAEQACRFGLSGGDDYELCFTVPESRAHAVQGDLARIGCSATPIGRIVRGEGVGVRDAGGQWLDIESAGWDHFAA
- the ribB gene encoding 3,4-dihydroxy-2-butanone-4-phosphate synthase, which encodes MAFDSIASIIEDLRQGRMVIIVDDEDRENEGDLVMAAEKVRPADINFMIKEARGLLCLPVTESRAAQLGLAPMVNANQSPYHTNFTVSIEAADGVTTGISAPDRARTIQAAVAAGARAEDLVRPGHIFPLIARPGGVLQRAGHTEAGCDLVGLAGLEPAAALIEILRDDGEMARRPELERFALQHGLKIGTIAALIQYRLATEVLVDAVRTDTVETPQGAFRRALFRDRIDGQLHELWSLGDPGSLDPAAAEVVLVPAGSEWQSGTVPPELESIGQAGDGLLVRISVGDGHDSERRRWDRRQLATQILGQLCPDAPAAVGITT
- the hemP gene encoding hemin uptake protein HemP, which translates into the protein MSSVLSARPTIEAPRPLLAANERRMTPVRHIPVRVIESQVLLDGSRELVIAHQGQSYHLRLTRNDKLILTK
- a CDS encoding aldo/keto reductase, coding for MQYQSSGRHGLILSALGLDFRASARSGLGRGAVRELLAEVVDSGINYFHTRTAAADADMQRLLGELISDLHLPRDAYCLGAQLGAATTERPWPTQRGLSRKALRESCDQTLRRLDVEYLDLVFCEAGDPATPLAETLLAMDDLIRQGKVLYWGLTGWSAAGVAAVQELAALESRRAPIMQQQTLLSPAADPAQPYREALSQLAEWTGLRADGQPATAAAVHEVLTRTDLGSLIVPCRQPKELAGWLDCLPAPV
- a CDS encoding efflux RND transporter periplasmic adaptor subunit, which produces MIRDTAAQDQLIERKSGWRRWWRLGVVALVLVIAAVAGLPTLGRLFSATASVSSSRLAFGTVSQGSFVRDIAAEGQVVAANSPTLYASYGGAVVLKVRAGDRVSQGEVLASIDSPELSNKLAQEQSNADAAKVAWLQAQVDARQKRSDQQNTYDNALLERNGAARDLKRTQLALDAGAVTQQQVDQAQDALDKAKNSLAQAKADQGLGENSLSFNIQAKKLAYEHEVLMVQDLQRQVENLAVRSPVDGQVGQLFIAPSAAVAKDAQLLSVIDLKALEVQMQVPESLARDLGIGMSGVISGNGQTWNGLVSAISPEVVNGEVAARLRFVGQAPDQLRQNQRLSVRVLLDHRENVVTVPRGSFVDELGGAFAYVVHDRLATRVPVRLGASSIDKVEVLDGLKPGDKVVISGTDNFNNAASVAISD